The segment GTGATATCGTCCACAAACCGGGATCTTGAGGCCGCGATTGCAGCTGACACCTTTCGCCAAGAGCTGTTTCATCGGTTGAACGTGGTGCCTATTGCGGTGCCATCGTTGGAAGAACGGCGCGAGGATATCCCTTTGCTGGCCGAGCATTTCATCAGCGAATTCAATAAGTCGCAGGGCTTGCCCCAGCGTTCGTTGAGCGAGGATTCGGTTGCATTGATGCAAACGATGGTCTGGCCAGGCAACGTGCGTCAGTTGAAGAACCTGGTGGAACGGGTGTTGATCCTGGGCGATGGTACCGGCCCGATCGAGGCACGCGAATTGCCCGGCGAGGAGCCAAGTGGCGAGGAAGAGGGCCGCGTGGTGTTGTCGTCCGCCTTGGCGACCCTGCCGCTGCGCGAGGCGCGCGAAGCCTTTGAACGCGAATACCTGCTGACCCAGATCAACCGGTTCGGCGGCAACATCTCGCGTACGGCGAATTTTGTCGGGATGGAGCGGTCGGCGCTGCACCGCAAGTTGAAATCACTGGGCGTGGTCACAAGTGCGAAGGCCGGCGTAAGGGTCGCGCATGTGGACGAGGAAAGCGACGCAGGATGATGCCGCGCCGCCGACATCCGGCGGGCGCACTAGAGCGGGGCTGATATGCTGATCAAAGTAGGCGATGACCGGAGCACGAGCGTTGATTTGGTCTTGGCCGGTTTGTTGTCCTCCATGGCGGGCGCGCTGAACGCCGTCGGTTTTTTGATTGCCGGGACGTTTACGGCAAATATGACGGGCAATATCTCGGCTTCTGCGGATCATCTGGCGAATGGTGCGGTTGTGATGTCGCTGTCATTTATCGGGTTGGTGATCGCCTTTGTTACAGGAGCAGCCGTAGCAGCTTTTGCCATCCAGACTGGCGAAGCAAGGGGCGTCCGGTCAGTATACGCCCTCGCGATTGTTGGTGAGGCGGTGGTGCTTCTGGCGCTGGGTCTGGGGCTGATTTACTCTTCGCAAATCCTACCGGAGACCTTTCTGGTCATCGTTCTTAGCTTTGTGATGGGGCTGCAAAACGCGGTCACCACTATGATCTCGCGCGCCAGGGTCCGCACCACCCATGTCTCGGGCATGGCGACAGACATCGGCATCGAACTGGCGGCACTGACCGGCGACAGCTCAACGCGCAGCACCGCACTGCCCAAATTGAAACTTCACATCCTGACGCTTGCGTGTTTTGCCATTGGCGGTGTTGGCGGGGCCTTGTTGTTCCAGACCATCGGAAGCTGGTTGTTTGTCCTTGCGGGTCTTATTCTGCTGCTGATTGCGGTACCAGAAGCGCGGCGCGGGCGGCGACGCTGATCCGTACGCGCGTTATCCCGACAACTCGGCCAAGACATCCACCCCCTGCATTTTGAGAAAATGCAGCATGTCGATGAATACCCAGTTCTCGGCCAGTTTGTCGCCGTCACGCCGGTAGATATCGACCACCCGCATATCGGCGCGGGTGTCGTTTGCGGCGATTCCCATAAACCCGTTTGAATTGGTCAGCGACAGGTTGGGCCAACCGAAAAAGCCGCCGTAGTTGCCCTCGCTAAACCGCGCCAGATGACCGTTGAAGCTGCGGTCGGACAGGTGGCGGCGAAACGGTCCTTGGTGCTGTTCGATATAGCGGTCAATCGTATAGGTTGCGCCGATGCCCTCCGGTCCCCACCAGATCATATCGTCGTGCCAGTCGCGCTGCAGTTCCTCGCGCGGGGTCAGGGCCCGTGGGTCTGCATTGGCGGCATCAATTGCGCCGATCATCCGGTTGATCAAGGCCAGCGTTTTCGCGCCTTCACCAGCGTCTTGCGGACTGTAAAGCAGACCGTCATTCCCACGCGGTCCCGGTTGCACCAGATGGGCGGCGGTTTGCTGGGGAAAACGTCCGACACCGGCCTGCGTCATCAGGTGTAACAGGTCGCAAAACAGGGCGGTTTCCACGATTTTACCGTCCGCGACACGGTTGAATTCGGCGTAGCGCAGCATGGCGATTTTGCGGGTCGGCGGGATGTTAAGAAACGGCGCGTCGAATAACCCCATGAGATGGCCCATGGAACAGGTCCAGACGCCGGATTGATCCGCAATACTGTTTGTCGCGCCGAAAAAGATGTCCTCGCGCCGTTGCAAGCCAGAGAAGGCCGTCAAAAGCGGTTGCCAAAACGCACGGGCCGCCCCCTGCGGTCCGGTTTGAACGTTGAAGGGATGCACACCACGCCAGATCGCGTCAGGCGACATACCTGCGCCAAGCACATCGGCAACCGTATCGGCGGTGGCACCGGCAAGGGCGGTGAAATGTGCTTGTGTGACGGCTTTGGCGGTCTGGATCGGTTCGGTCATCGGCAAACTCTGCAACAGGGATTTGGCCTTACGTTATGCGCCTGCACACGTGTGCACCAGTCAAAACCAATGCCTTTCCCGCGGTTTTTTCTAGCCTCTATTCACGATCTGGAAGCTGCCGCTTTTGTTGCGGATGACGCAGGAGTTTTCTGTCAATGCGGGCAGGCGAGTTGTGGCTGCCGCCGGTGTTGCTTTGGCGATCCTGTCGGGACAGGGGGGAATGGACACCGGCGTATAGCCCTTGTCGGCCATACATTGCAGCTCGACCTGACCGCGCAGGTCCACGTTCGGATCATAACTTTCGACGCCA is part of the Sulfitobacter geojensis genome and harbors:
- a CDS encoding YoaK family protein, whose product is MLIKVGDDRSTSVDLVLAGLLSSMAGALNAVGFLIAGTFTANMTGNISASADHLANGAVVMSLSFIGLVIAFVTGAAVAAFAIQTGEARGVRSVYALAIVGEAVVLLALGLGLIYSSQILPETFLVIVLSFVMGLQNAVTTMISRARVRTTHVSGMATDIGIELAALTGDSSTRSTALPKLKLHILTLACFAIGGVGGALLFQTIGSWLFVLAGLILLLIAVPEARRGRRR
- a CDS encoding ester cyclase — translated: MTEPIQTAKAVTQAHFTALAGATADTVADVLGAGMSPDAIWRGVHPFNVQTGPQGAARAFWQPLLTAFSGLQRREDIFFGATNSIADQSGVWTCSMGHLMGLFDAPFLNIPPTRKIAMLRYAEFNRVADGKIVETALFCDLLHLMTQAGVGRFPQQTAAHLVQPGPRGNDGLLYSPQDAGEGAKTLALINRMIGAIDAANADPRALTPREELQRDWHDDMIWWGPEGIGATYTIDRYIEQHQGPFRRHLSDRSFNGHLARFSEGNYGGFFGWPNLSLTNSNGFMGIAANDTRADMRVVDIYRRDGDKLAENWVFIDMLHFLKMQGVDVLAELSG